The Streptomyces cyaneogriseus subsp. noncyanogenus region CGGGGTGGACGAGGTTGCCGAGCCGCTGGAGCAGCTCCTGGGTCTCGGTGTCGGCCGCGTCGCGCTCGGCGTCGGCGGCCTTGACGTCGGCGGCGAGCTGGCCGGCCCGCTTCAGCAGCTCGGCCTTCTCGTCACCGGTGGCCTTGCCGATGAGCTTGCCGAGGCTCTTCTGCTCGGAGCGCAGCTCGTCGAAGCGGACGCCGGACGACCTGCGCCGCTCGTCGGCGGAGAGGAGGGAGTCGACGAGCGCGACGTCCTCTCCACGAGCACGCTGGGAGGCGCGCACACGGTCGGGGTCCTCACGGAGCAGGCGAAGGTCAATCACGCGGTCAAGGCTACCGGTGCCAGGTGACAGCCCACGACTCCCTATTCGCCGCCGCGCCCCGGGTTCCGTTATGCGGCAATTGCCCCTGATATTCCTGACCGTCAACAAAAAGTGTCTCATTACCTGGACGGGGCGGATGCGGCAGGCGTCGGGTTGACCGAATTTCCTTGTGGGCAGCGGAACTTGGGGGGTGGACTGTCCACAGGAATCCACACCCCGGGAGAGTTATCCACAGGCTGTGTGAAACATCTGTGGACCACGGAATCGATCATTCCGAACCGGGCATCCGGGGCGAAGAATTCTCGGTCGAAACCCGATCCCGGCTCACTTTCGAGTGGAAACGGGTCCCTCGGACGAGTGGACCGGGGGAATCGGGTGGACGAAGGGCGACCTGTCCCGCTGTGGACGAAGTGGGGGCATCCGGGGTGATTTGTCGATCGAGCGATTCCCCGATGTCGACTTGTCCCCAGGTCGAGAAGCGGACCTGTGGATAACTTCTGTGGAAAACATCACCCCGCCCGGGACCTCCGGGCGGGGTCGGCCGGGTGCGGGTGTGGCCGGATATGGCCGCCGGACCCCGGGTACGGCCGCCGACCCCGGGTACGGCCGCCGGGGATGAGCGGTGACGCCGTCGCCGTGTGCGAGCCAGCGCCTCCGCTTGCTTCCTACGAGCCAGCGCCTCCGTTTCCGAGGACGTACGTGCGCCCCCTACTCCCTCAGAACCTGCCGTCCTGGCAGCGCGCCACCCAGTCGGCGGCCGCCACGAACTCCTCGTCCGAGGTGCCCGGCAGCGGCGGGCGTACGTCCTCCATCGCCACGTCGGCACGCGGATAGGAGCCGAGGAAGCGGACCTGGAGACAGATCCGCTTCAGTCCCGTCAGCGCCTCCGCCACGCGCCGGTCGGAGATGTGGCCCTCGGCGTCGATGCAGAAGCAGTAGTTCCCGATGCCGGCGCCGGTCGGGCGGGACTGGAGCAGCATCAGGTTGATGCCCCGCGTGGCGAACTCGCCGAGCAGGTCGCGCAGGCCGCCGGGGTGGTCGTCGCGCTGCCACAGCACGACGGAGGTCTTGTCCGCGCCGGTCGGCGCGGCCGGCCGGGCGGGGCGCCCCACCAGCACGAACCGCGTCTGGGCGTTCTCGGCGTCGTGGATCCCGGTCTCCAGGGCCTCCAGGCCGTACCGGGCGGCGGCGAACTCGCCGGCGAAGGCCGCGTCGTACCGCCCCTCCTGCACCAGGCGGGCGCCGTCCGCGTTGGAGGCGGCCGACTCCCACACGACGTCCGGCAGGTTCCGCTTCAGCCAGTTGCGCACCTGGGGCTGGGCGGCCGGGTGCGCGGTCACCGTCTTGATGTCCGACAGCCGGGTACCGGGGCGGACCAGCAGCGCGAAGGTGATCGACAGCAGCACCTCGCGGTAGATCATCAACGGCTGGCCCGCGACCAGCTCGTCGAGGGTGGTGGTGATGCCCCCCTCGACGGAGTTCTCGATCGGCACGAACGCGGCCTCGGCGTCGCCGGTGCGCACCGCGTCCAGGGCGGACTGCACCGACACGTACGGGATGAGCTCCCGGGTCGCCGCCTCCGGGAGCGTGCGCAGAGCGACTTCGGTGAAGGTTCCTTCAGGACCGAGATACGCATAGCTCGCTGGCATGACCTCACCCTAATGGGCCTGGTGCGGCCGGTGACACGCTTCCGGAAACCGCCCCGCCCCCGGGCGACGGCTCACCCCTCCAGCAGCCGCTGCCCCACGTACTCGCCTTCCGCGGCGCCGCCCGGCACGGCGAAGAGGCCGCTGGCCTCGTGGCGGATGAACGGTGACAGCGCGTCCCCGCGGTCCAGCTTCCGCTGCACCGGCACGAACCCGCGCAGCGGATCGGCCTGCCAGCAGATGAAGAGCAGGCCCGCGTCCGGGACCCCGTCGGAGTCGAAGCC contains the following coding sequences:
- the pheA gene encoding prephenate dehydratase; the encoded protein is MPASYAYLGPEGTFTEVALRTLPEAATRELIPYVSVQSALDAVRTGDAEAAFVPIENSVEGGITTTLDELVAGQPLMIYREVLLSITFALLVRPGTRLSDIKTVTAHPAAQPQVRNWLKRNLPDVVWESAASNADGARLVQEGRYDAAFAGEFAAARYGLEALETGIHDAENAQTRFVLVGRPARPAAPTGADKTSVVLWQRDDHPGGLRDLLGEFATRGINLMLLQSRPTGAGIGNYCFCIDAEGHISDRRVAEALTGLKRICLQVRFLGSYPRADVAMEDVRPPLPGTSDEEFVAAADWVARCQDGRF